A region of the Cupriavidus taiwanensis genome:
CGTGGCCACCACGCCGCTGGCGCCGCCGCTGCGTTCGCGCGGGGCGCTGGTCATCAAGGCCTTGAGATTGGGCGACTGGAAAAAGCCAAACCCGGCGCCGCACAGGCACATGCGCATGCCGATATCGAGCGCGCTGGGGTTGGCTGGCAGCATCGCCAGCGACAGCATGCCGGCACTGAGCACGGCCAGGCCCACGCCGCCGAGCACGGCCGGCGGATAGCGGTCGGACAGGCGCCCGGCTAGCGGCCCGATCAGCGCCACCACCACGGACCATGGCGTCAGCAGGAAGCCGGTCTCCACCTGCCCTCGCCCCAGCACGTGCTGGAAATAGAACGGCAGCGACACAAAGGCCAGGCCCTGCGCCGCGAACGAACACACCGCGGTCAGCGTCGACAGCGCGAACATCGGCCGCCGGAACAGATCCACCGGCAGCATCGGCGCCGGATGGCCGCGCTCGCGCCACAGCAGCAGCCCGAACGCCACCACGAAGACGCCGGCCGCGGCCAGCGACACGTGCAGCGGCGCGCGCTGCCCGCCCTCGCCCAGCGCGAGGACCAGCGCGGCAAAGGCAATCACGCTGAGCACCGCGGCCACGCGATCGAAACCGTGCGTGCTGCGCGCCGTCTGCGGCAGCGAACCGCGCCCGATCGCCAGCGCCAGCAGGCCGATCGGCAGGTTGACGGCAAACAGCCACGGCCACGTGCCGAACGACAGGATCACCGACGCCACCGTCGGCCCCACCGCGAACGAAACGCCGACCACCAGCGCATTCAGCCCCAGCCCGCGGCCAAGCCGGTGCGTCGGAAAGATCGCGCTGATCAGCGCCGTATTGACGCTCATGATCGCAGCCGCGCCGATGCCCTGCAGCACCCGCGCCGCCGCCAGCGTCGGCAGCGACCACGCCAGCGCGCATACCACCGACGCGGCCGTGAACAGCAGCACGCCGCCCAGGTAGATGCGCCGGTGGCCAACCACGCCGCCCAGCGCCGCAAACGGCAGCAGGGTTGCCACCATCGCCAGCTGGTAGGCGTTGATCACCCACACCGAGGCCGCCGGGGTGGCGCGCAGGTCCGCCGCAATCGATGGCAATGCCGTATTGGCAATGGCGGTATCGAGCGTGGCAAGGGCGACAGCAATCAGGATGGCGGCCATGCCGCGCCGCTCGCGCGAGGTCATGGCGTCCGCCGCTGAGGTGGTCTGGAGGGGGGCTGTACTGGACACTGTCTTTACCGGGTTTCCGCCGGGGCCGGTTTCGGCGGTGCGGGGGCGCACCGCGGGCCGTGGCGATCATCAGCCAAGACGATACGGGAAAACCCTTCACCTTGCTGAAGAGGCATTCATATGTATGCACATTACCGTGCGGCAAGACAGATTAGATGATGCTCAACATCTATTGAATAAATGACGCGCATCATCTAAGCTTTGCGAAAGCCCAATCCAGCGAGGTCTACAGATGGCACGCGCATCACGCGAGCAAACCGACAAGAATCGCGAGGCGATCGAACAAGCGTCGTCGCGGCTGTTCCGCGAGCGCGGGCTCAACGGCGTCAGCGTGGCGGAGGTGATGGCCGGCGCCGGCCTGACCCATGGCGGCTTCTATGGCCACTTTGCCTCGAAGGACGCGCTCGCGGCGCAGGCCTGCAAGCGCGCGTTCGAGGAATCGACCGCGCGCTGGGAGCGCCGCCTCGCGCGCGCTGGCGGCGACCGCAAG
Encoded here:
- a CDS encoding MFS transporter translates to MTSRERRGMAAILIAVALATLDTAIANTALPSIAADLRATPAASVWVINAYQLAMVATLLPFAALGGVVGHRRIYLGGVLLFTAASVVCALAWSLPTLAAARVLQGIGAAAIMSVNTALISAIFPTHRLGRGLGLNALVVGVSFAVGPTVASVILSFGTWPWLFAVNLPIGLLALAIGRGSLPQTARSTHGFDRVAAVLSVIAFAALVLALGEGGQRAPLHVSLAAAGVFVVAFGLLLWRERGHPAPMLPVDLFRRPMFALSTLTAVCSFAAQGLAFVSLPFYFQHVLGRGQVETGFLLTPWSVVVALIGPLAGRLSDRYPPAVLGGVGLAVLSAGMLSLAMLPANPSALDIGMRMCLCGAGFGFFQSPNLKALMTSAPRERSGGASGVVATARLLGQATGAALVALCFGIGGDHGPGLALALGAAFAGAGAVASWMRLATATPRP